The DNA region ACCAAATTTAAGTAGTGCGGAGTTGCGGCTCTTTGACAGATAATTATCAAAAAATGGTAAGAACCCCAATATAAGTCAAAGTTGATATATTTAGCCACAGTTACCCATTTCTAAAACCATATATTATTAAGAGAGAAAGCATGAGTCTAAGATGTTACACAAGTTAGTAGTGGACATGCATTAGACGATTTGGCTGGATAGAGTTTAAATTCAGATATGTTTCTTTTCCATCTCTTCTGAACAACAATGATATCTAAATTCCTTTGAATCCAAGCTttagtttatttctttcttgTTCAAGGAATAGTAAGCATCTAAGTTTGGGAAGTTTGATGTGTTTGGTATTTGATGAGTTTAGAGGCTAGATTTGCTTGTATTTGTTCATGTTTTGCCAAGAATCAGCAGGATTATATCTTGTtctatactatttttttattttgaccaTTTTGTGTGGGATGTGTAGAAAAAGAGCTCAAGCAGGTGGGAAACGGACGGAAAATGATGCTTGGGACTACGACCCAACGACTCGCTGAGTGTATAGTCTAGAGAGATTTTGGCGACTCGCCGAAATCTGAGAAAACTGACTAAACGGAGAAGAAAATCAGAGAAACTCTAGTTTCTGTGAAAcgaaatattattataaaaaatcaattgcgtccaaaaacaaaaaaaaacaacgcTATTTATAAGCGTCTAGAAACCCTAGAAATTCAAAAggaaaataatcaaaatagaaaaatctaATTTATAGAAGGAAAAATAAttacttttaatatttttccatctacaaattatatttatattctatAACTGCATCATATTCCCCTTCTTGAAAAAGACTCGTCATCGAGTCTACTTTGTCTCGATCATCCCGTCTCACATAAACCAACAATTCTAGTAATTTCACTAATATACCAGTTTCATCTACAACCCCAACAAAGTAAAGCTCCAAAAGAAGCTTTAAGGTACTCCGCTTCTTTATGGTTCTTGAATTTTTGTCTCCATCAAGATCCTCTGCAGATTTCCCCAGCATGAAGACTTTTAAGAGACCTAGAACAAGACTAGGAGCAAATTCTTTTGATGGAGCAAAGAACAAATATGTATAGGAGACTGTGTATCAGCTGCTTTAAGCTTTGCATCACAAATCGTTGCTACAGCTTCAGTGAGGAATTCGCTTAAATTAACATCACGCAATTCATCCATTAGCTCTTCAGTCGACATTGTGTGCAATTTCCTCTTCAAATCAGCAAACTGCTTAGTGATCTTCGGATTTGAGGCTCGATATTTCTCAATCTCCTCCTTCAACCTCGCCTCCCTTCTATCCTTCCTCCGTGAATCCATCCTATTATCAATCGTCTCCCAAACAACATCAGCTTCTTTATCCTCATCGTCATACTCCGAAGTGTCAAAATATATCAACAGAGATATCACCGGAGGTATCAACAGAAGGAAAAGATTGGGGGAATAATTGATGGACTAGAATTATGTAAAGAATATTATatcctagaatagattgatacAATTTCCATAGACAGTGACAAATCCTCCCTATATAATGAGGGGCTGTAAATCATTATAAACACATCAAAGAAATATACAACGATTTTTCTCTACTCCCAATACTCTGTATTCCAAATGCCTAGCAAGATGAATtccgcctctctcgattaccatctttaagatggtatcagtgCAGGTTTGTTCTTGCTTGGGACTCAGAAAATTATCATCATTGTCCCAaaaatacctttcccgacctttgTAAACCTGCAAAAACCAGCAACAAACGATGTCAGAAACTGACAAAACCGAAACCGACTCAAACACCACCCTCACCACCGTCAATAACAGCCCCATCAATCTGACAGCCGCACAATTTGCCGAACTTATGTGGATGATGTCAACCAACCCCAAAACACCAAACCAACCGTCCCCACATCCAGAGTCGTTGGGGGACATAAATTTGAAAACCAAGCTAGACGGGGACAATTACCCCCTATGGGTGAATCTGATGGAACGAGCCATCGGAGGGAAGGGTCTGACGTCTCACATCACTGGAGTTTCAGACCCTCCGCCGATTACCGATCCAACCTATCCGACGTGGCAGCAACGAAATCATTGCTGTTTCAACTGGATCATAAACAACATCGAGGCTACCCTCGTGAATGAAGTCTCACAGTACAAGGCGACCAAAGATCTGTGGGAAGGTCTGGCCACTACGTACGGAAGCGGAGCAGATCCGTTTCAAGTTTCGAACCTGCACAGACAAACATATGGAATGAAACAGAGAGGAATGACATTAGAGGCATTATGGCAGAAATTTCAAGATCTATGGTTATCCATAGACAGTCGCGACCCCAATCCTATGGACACCCCCTCAAGCATAGAGAAGTATAATCAAATCACCCAAAGGCATATAGTCTACCAATTTTTATGGGCTCTCGACGATCGGTATGACACCATCAAGAGAGAAATCCTTAACAAGGAACCTCTCTCATCTGTGAGAACAACCTATGGAATGGTTAGGTGAGAGGCAGTCAACGCCGACATTCGTTCATCCAAGACCGAAGCCAAGGATTCCGGGATTGGAATCGACCTTAGTGCGCTCGACAGAAACCGGAACAACAACCCACCGCCTCCCAAATTTCAGGTCAATCGGAGGGTTAAAGACAAGAGCAAACTCGTATGTACACATTGTGGGGGAAAGAAACACACCAAGGATACCTATTTCTTGATACACGGATATCCTGAGTGGTGGGAAGAGATGAAGAAGGCAAGGGCCAACCAGAGTTCAAATCGAGGAGGAATCGCAGGCCGGGCATCCGTGGCTGTTGGAGAGCGAGCTACCTACACCGAAAAATCCATCGGTGGGCAGCGTCGCTCCTCCGTCAGCCACAAATGGAGAGGATAGAACCCGGGGAGGCAACGACGAGAAGAAGGCAGTGGCGTCGGTATCGATGGCCAGAGCATGGTCAGAAGGTATGAAACCAACGTCCAACGCCGGCGGGGTTCGAACGACGGCGGCTAAGGCGCCCACCGGTGGACAGAATGGCGGCGCTAGGGTCTCCCAGAAATTAAGGGAAACGGCTAGGGTTTCAGAGATGAGGAGTGTTTTTCGTTTAAATACTCCAAGTCTTCTGAAATCCAAATTCAACCCCCCTAATTTTCCTATATTGCAAACCATACCCCAGCTCCATACCAAATCCTAAAATCCACCAACAGAAAATCAAAAATCCCAAAACCGACCCCATTCTTCTCAAATATACCAGAAACCACCCCAGACCTTTCATAAACCTCAAAATGCCTCAAGAATTTTATCCAAACATCACAATGACCCCAATACAGCCAAAACATTGCAGATTGCACCCCAGCTACCAAAACAACACGGAATTCAGCTATCTATTCATTGCAAAAATTCCTTTGAATCCCTAGCATGTTCCTCTACCGCACAATCAAATACCAAAGACACccaatggatatttgattgcggGGCTACCGACACAATGTCATTTGATGCCTCGGATTTTCTAACCATTTCAAAATCTAGAAAATCCTATGTCCAAACCGCCAGTGGAGACCTAGCGCAAGTCCGGGGGCGGGAACGATTAATATTTCCCCTACTTTACGCCTGTCTAACTGTCTTTATGTTCTGTCATTATCACATAAGCTCttatccattagtcatgtgactaaggaaCTGAACTGGAAATTACTGATGCAACCGAAATTTtgtatgttacaggatatcaagacggagACGATAGCTGGGCCTGGCACTGAACGATGccgactgtactatgtggatgaaATATCCCAACAGAGTACTACGATACTGACTCACGGACTGACagacagacaggcttggctttggcatcgtcggttaggacacCCATCTATAGGATATCTTCGTCTACTTTATCCTAAGCTAGTTACTTCTATGCAATCTTTTCAGTGTGAAACTTGTTTGTTGGCCAAAAGCCATAAACACTCTTTTAAGTTGAATAATACTAGAATGAAAAAACCGTTTGCTTTGATtcactctgatgtgtggggtcctgcacccATTACTGGGGGTCAGGGATTTCGTTATTTTGTGTTATTTGTGGATGATTATTCTCGTATGACTTGGgtctattttttgaaaaataagttTGAAGTTTTCGAAAAATTCACAGAATTCTATACACTTATCCAAACCCAGTACAATCAAAACATCCAAATCCTTAGGTCAGATAATGTGGGAGAATTTATGAATGGAAAAATGCAAGACTTTTTTCGAGAAAATGGTTTAGTccaccaaacttcttgtgcctatactccagaacaaaatggggtggcagaAAGGAAAAACAGATACATCCTTGAAGTTACCAGAGCTCAAAACCTTTTGGCCCGAAGCCATAGCCACTGCAGTCTACCTCATGAACCGCCTACCCATTGGAATCCTACAATTCAAAACTCCCTTACacattttctccaaacatttTGAATTACCATCTTCACTATCAGTTGAACCTAGAGTATTCGGCTGCTCGGTCTTCGTCCATATTCCTAAGCATGAGCGTACTAGGTTTTCACCTTGTGCCCTCAAATGTGTTTTCTTAGagtatggaaaaaatcagaaaggcTATAAGATGCTATGATCTGGCCACAAGTCGCATGCACACAActatgaattgtgattttgtggaaggagaATACTTTATAGCCAATCTAGTAGTTAGGGAGAGATTCAGTCGGATAATAGTCCTACTAGTGACCTACTAAATTGGCTACCTACACCTATGCCTAGCCAGGGGAGAAACTAGTCTGGGGGAGAGGATGAACCTAAGCCAAGTCTTGTCACAGACGCCGGTCCAACAGAGGAAAGTAGTGGTACCGCCGGGTAGTCGAATCCCACTGAACAGGACGTGGAGTTACGTGACATTGCTCAACCATCAACCCCTTCTTCGAATTCTGGGGTAAACAATTCAGATAAGGATAATGTATGGTTAGAAAATACTAATGTTGACAGGAACAATGGAGATGACTACCAAACTAGTAGTGGAGATGGAGACACATGGAAACCATATATTTTGCCACCAGAAGTACAAGAGGAGTCCCTCCACAGAGATACTCTCCAGACTGGAAAGGGAGGAAGGCCAGATATGCAGTGGCAAACATTGCTCAAGGACAGCTTACTGAAATGGCACGTGCATTTGAAGCTgccctatatgaagaagaggagATACCACAGTCATTCGAGGAGGCCTCAAGACATAAACATTGGAGagaggccatgaagaaggaaATAGATGCTCTCATCAAGAATGGGACATGGGATAAGTGTACACTACCGACACGAAAAAAGCCAGTTGGATGCCAATGGATATTCACTATAAAACAGcgtgcagatggttcaatcgagagatataaggcAAGACTCGTGGCCAAGGGATACACACAGGTGTATGGAGTAGATTATGAGGAGACCTTCTCCCTAGTTGCTAAATTGGACACTGTTCGAGCCTTACTTTCAATAGCGGCATGCAAAAATTAGCCTCTACACCAatttgatgtgacgaatgcaTTCCTACATGGTGAATTGGAGAAGGATAAAGAAGTATATATGGAAGTCCCTCATGGATGCTCAGGAGTGTTTGGAACAGGACAATTGTGTCGCCTCAGGAAGACACTGTATGGATTAAAGCAATCTCCAAAAATCTGGTTTGGGAGGTTCTGTCTAGCGATGATTAAACACGGGTTTAAGCAAAGCCATTCGGATCATACACTCTTCACAAAGAGGAGGGATGGGAAGATGACATGTCTGATCatctatgtggatgacatgatcattactggAGACGATACTGAGGAAATCCAAAAGTTGAGGGAAAATCTATTCaaagagtttgagatgaaagatctaggagcactaaagtacttccttggaattgaagtgttgagatccagACACGGAATATTTCCAAGGCAAAAAAGTATGTTCTAGACCTACTTGCAGAAACTGGATTGGTGGATTGCAAGCCTGCAGAAACTCCAATGATCCTCAGCCATGGATTGAAGATAGAAGAGGGAGCTGACCTTGCAGACCGAGAAAGATACCAACGGTTAGTAGGGAAACTCATCTACTTCTCACACACTAGACCTGATATCACATATGCAGTTGGCATTATTagccagttcatgcaccaaCCTCAAGTCAACCATATGGATGTTGCATTGAAGATTGTGTGATACCTAATAGGAACTATTGACTATGAAGTGTTCCTAGCTAAAATAGATGATCTGGAAACTGATGGATATactgatgctgactgggcaagcaatccagttCACAGAAAGTCCACTGGGGGATACTTCACCTTCATAGGAGGGAACTTagtcacttggagaagtaagaagcagaaggtggtagcTCTATCAAGTGCAGAGGCAAAGTTTCGAGGAATCAAAAGTGGGCTGATGGAAATCATGTGGCTAAGGAGGTTGTTGACAGAAATTGGCTTTCCACCTACACAGAAAAGTAAATTGTTGTGTGACAACAAAGCAGCAATCAGTATTGCAGAAAATCCAGTACAGCACGACCGAACCAAACATGTTGAAGTTGATCGCCTCTTCATCAAGGAGAAACTCGAAGGAGGGATCATAAAGTTCCTATTCGTTCGGTCAGAAAAACAACTTGCGGGCATCCTAACTAAAGCAGTTCATCCGAAAGTCTTCAAGGGAATTCTggacaagttgagtatcggagataccgttgctcaacctgagggggagtgtcaaaatATATCAACAGAGATATCAGCGGAGGTATCAACAGAAGGAAAAGATTGTGGGAATAATTGATGGACTAGAATTATGTAAAGAATATTAtgtcctagaatagattgatacAATTTCCATAGATAGTGACAAATCCTCCCTATATAATGAGGAGTTGTAAATCATTATAAACACATCAAAGAAATATACAACGATTTTCTCTACTCCCAATACTCTGTATCCAAAATGCCTAGCAAGGTGAATtccgcctctctcgattaccatctttaagacgAAGAAGCAAACAAACCGGCATCAATCCCTTTGAATTCATCGAATTTCTGATTCTCGTCATATCCCTTTTCCTCAGGCTCCTCCTCTTCGTCACAtcgtgtcacgcccgcattttctaagcaTAGAAAATACGGTTGATCACAATTAGGGGaagattaaagaagcggggaagaaaggggaaaacataCACATTTGACCAAAAATCTAATAATCGAATTAACCTTGAAAACGTCATAATATTTTCCTAACAATAATACCAACTCTAAGGAAATAAAGAATGGACAGTAAACAATTTTCAACGAGTTAGACTCTGCACGAATAAACAATTCTAAAGAAAAGGACTCTTAGCGGAAGTGTTCAAGACACGGAAAATGCcgagtatgaagacacgacaaatccaacaattattaatcatgacaaaacaatccatgaactctgctcaacatcctccacgtccatcgccgctcaatctgcacattaagaaaaacaatatgcagggctgagtacttgatgcactcagtggacacatgccaaaacatagtttgtcaagccataattaagtgaccttgggggttttaattaaaagaaacccaagtacaccaaaaacatatatttcacaAGTTCGGTCGGCCGACCATTTTCCATCCACATTCACcatcaccatatctgaacatacatgacaaggaacgtggccacgaaCCAAGTCAGTAGACCGACCAACTCCAAAgagatagcacacgatctacggggtgtacactagtccgagcagggTTTGCGACCCTACTgtgacccgaattcgatttaacatacatggcatagccacttcagataggttcattcaaatacaaaacatggcaagacaaacactttccacctcctttcacataaa from Salvia splendens isolate huo1 chromosome 9, SspV2, whole genome shotgun sequence includes:
- the LOC121749356 gene encoding uncharacterized protein LOC121749356, with protein sequence MSTNPKTPNQPSPHPESLGDINLKTKLDGDNYPLWVNLMERAIGGKGLTSHITGVSDPPPITDPTYPTWQQRNHCCFNWIINNIEATLVNEVSQYKATKDLWEGLATTYGSGADPFQVSNLHRQTYGMKQRGMTLEALWQKFQDLWLSIDSRDPNPMDTPSSIEKYNQITQRHIVYQFLWALDDRYDTIKREILNKEPLSSVRTTYGMVR